A window of the Henckelia pumila isolate YLH828 chromosome 3, ASM3356847v2, whole genome shotgun sequence genome harbors these coding sequences:
- the LOC140892359 gene encoding probable clathrin assembly protein At4g32285, with protein MASSTIRKAIGAVKDHTSISLAKVTGNVAPDLEVLILKATTHENEPADDKYVREISNMLSHSRGYVIACVSAISKRLRKTRDWVVAVKTLILVDRLLSDGDPVFGEEIMLATRKGMRVLNLSDFRDEAHSSSWDHSGFVRNYAVYLDQKLDFMMYEKKLGVVHGEKKRYEDGYGELRDQDRYDTDRRLRSYGDLNEMQRERKEVTSDGETEHWRILERLIQLLQILDRLLTCKPTGAAKNSRMVLVAISLLVKESFRLYADVSMSLDLLLDHFLELEYACCVKAFDVYVNASKTIDELVVFYSWCKDIGVARSSEFPEVQKITDKLLGTLEGFLREKANRPKSTEAIKEEVFPEIKEEKGSDIYEIKTLPPPENYNSPTVPQSVDMPKQQVTGDLVNLKDATSADEYGDKMALSLFSAPAAAVKHDAWEEFSTDGEPVLTSAWQNPAAESGKADWELALVESASHLSQQKANLAGGFDSLLLSGMYDQGAVRQQTNYSEMSVGSSSSVALPLTSKHMPVLALPAPDGSVQPVGQQDPFAASLCVPPPSYVQIADMEKKQLLLTQEQQLWQQYASNGMRGQMALANTAGTASYYGTPQATGLGAPAGYYYSPY; from the coding sequence ATGGCGTCTAGCACGATCAGAAAGGCGATTGGGGCGGTGAAGGATCATACTAGCATAAGTTTAGCCAAAGTGACAGGCAATGTTGCCCCTGACCTTGAGGTGTTGATTCTGAAAGCCACTACACATGAAAATGAGCCTGCAGATGACAAGTATGTGAGGGAAATATCGAATATGTTATCACATTCTAGAGGGTATGTTATAGCATGTGTTTCTGCGATTTCAAAGAGGTTGAGAAAAACCCGTGATTGGGTTGTGGCCGTGAAGACCTTGATTCTTGTGGATAGATTGTTGAGTGATGGGGACCCGGTCTTTGGAGAGGAGATTATGTTGGCCACCCGGAAGGGGATGAGGGTTCTAAATTTGTCAGATTTTCGAGATGAGGCTCACTCTAGCTCGTGGGACCATTCAGGATTTGTGAGGAACTATGCGGTGTATTTGGATCAGAAGCTTGACTTTATGATGTATGAGAAGAAACTTGGTGTTGTTCATGGTGAAAAGAAGAGGTATGAGGACGGGTATGGAGAGCTTAGAGATCAAGATCGTTATGATACGGACAGGAGGTTGAGGTCATATGGAGATCTGAATGAAATGCAAAGGGAGAGGAAAGAAGTGACATCTGATGGGGAAACGGAGCACTGGAGGATTTTGGAGAGATTAATTCAGTTACTCCAGATTCTTGATCGGCTACTGACTTGTAAACCAACAGGAGCTGCTAAGAACAGTAGGATGGTGCTTGTAGCAATATCCTTGCTCGTAAAGGAGAGTTTTAGACTTTATGCAGATGTATCTATGTCATTGGATCTTTTGCTCGACCATTTCTTGGAGCTAGAGTATGCTTGCTGCGTTAAGGCTTTTGATGTGTATGTTAATGCGTCAAAGACGATTGATGAACTTGTTGTGTTCTATAGTTGGTGCAAGGACATAGGGGTGGCGAGATCATCGGAATTCCCTGAAGTGCAGAAAATCACAGATAAACTTTTGGGAACTCTTGAGGGATTCCTGAGGGAAAAGGCTAATAGACCAAAGAGCACAGAGGCGATCAAGGAAGAGGTTTTCCCGGAAATCAAAGAGGAGAAAGGGTCTGATATATATGAAATCAAAACTCTGCCTCCACCAGAAAATTACAACTCTCCAACCGTGCCACAATCTGTAGACATGCCGAAGCAGCAGGTCACTGGAGACCTGGTTAATTTGAAAGATGCAACATCGGCTGATGAATATGGCGATAAAATGGCACTTTCTTTGTTTTCTGCGCCTGCTGCTGCCGTAAAACATGATGCTTGGGAAGAATTTTCGACTGACGGAGAGCCTGTCTTGACTTCAGCATGGCAGAATCCAGCGGCTGAGAGTGGTAAAGCTGACTGGGAACTAGCCTTGGTGGAATCCGCCAGCCATTTATCACAGCAAAAGGCAAATCTAGCTGGTGGCTTTGATTCATTGCTATTAAGTGGAATGTATGATCAGGGGGCCGTAAGGCAACAAACTAATTACTCTGAAATGAGCGTAGGAAGTTCAAGCAGTGTAGCTTTGCCACTAACAAGCAAACACATGCCAGTTTTGGCATTACCTGCACCGGATGGAAGTGTCCAACCGGTCGGGCAACAAGATCCATTTGCAGCATCTCTTTGCGTGCCACCACCTTCTTATGTTCAAATAGCTGATATGGAGAAGAAACAATTGTTACTAACACAGGAACAGCAGCTTTGGCAGCAATATGCAAGCAATGGGATGCGAGGACAAATGGCCTTGGCCAATACTGCTGGTACTGCTAGCTACTACGGAACACCGCAAGCCACAGGCCTCGGAGCACCAGCTGGTTATTATTACTCGCCCTACTAA
- the LOC140888405 gene encoding uncharacterized protein, whose amino-acid sequence MANITKLEFEALDISGKNYLSWILDAEVHLVSKDLGNTIKEENNESPQDLAKSLIFLRHHLDDGLKAEYLTMKNPQELWKNLKERFDHQRSVVLPRARYEWIHLRLQDFKSVSDYNSALFKICSKLKLCGENISDQDLLEKTFSTFHASNVILQQQYRERGFKKYSELIFCLLVAEQNNELLLKNHQLRPTGSTPFPEANEISFPEVNANSTQNPHIRRGRGHGHGRGRGHGQNKNYQQHDEKRQKINHQQWKPNNEEEKGRNMKEYEDKCFKCETEGHWSRTCRTPKHLVDLYQILIKGKGKIETNFADDDGPVDITHLDVSDFFAQPDGIIDHLIGGGVLENIE is encoded by the coding sequence ATGGCAAACATTACAAAACTTGAATTTGAAGCTCTTGACATCAGTGGAAAAAACTatttgtcatggattttggatgCTGAGGTTCATCTTGTTTCTAAGGATCTTGGAAACAcaataaaagaagaaaataatgaATCCCCGCAGGATCTTGCAAAATCTCTTATTTTTCTTCGCCACCATCTCGATGATGGATTGAAAGCCGAGTATCTCACTATGAAGAACCCACAAGAACTTTGGAAAAATCTTAAAGAAAGGTTTGACCATCAGAGGAGTGTAGTTCTCCCAAGAGCTCGTTATGAGTGGATCCATCTTCGCCTACAAGATTTCAAATCTGTAAGCGATTATAACTCCGCATTATTCAAGATTTGTTCAAAGCTCAAACTTTGTGGAGAAAATATTTCTGATCAAGATCTACTTGAAAAAACTTTCTCCACCTTTCATGCTTCAAATGTGATCCTGCAGCAGCAATATCGTGAGCGTGGATTTAAAAAGTACTCTGAGCTTATTTTCTGTCTACTAGTTGCTGAACAGAACAATGAATTACTAttgaaaaatcatcaattaCGCCCAACTGGCTCTACaccatttcctgaagcaaatgaaATATCATTCCCTGAAGTGAATGCCAACTCAACTCAAAATCCCCATATTAGAAGAGGACGTGGGCATGGTCATGGGCGTGGGCGTGGCCATGGTCAAAACAAAAATTACCAGCAACATGATGAAAAGAGACAGAAAATAAACCACCAGCAGTGGAAACCGAataatgaagaagaaaaagggAGAAACATGAAAGAGTATGAAGATAAGTGTTTCAAATGCGAAACGGAAGGGCATTGGTCTCGTACCTGCCGTACTCCAAAGCATCTTGTAGATCTCTACCAAATTTTGATCAAAGGAAAGGGAAAAATAGAGACAAATTTTGCTGATGATGATGGCCCTGTTGATATAACTCACTTGGATGTCTCTGATTTCTTTGCACAACCAGACGGGATTATTGATCATTTGATTGGGGGTGGTGTGCTAGAAAATATAGAGTGA